GGGATGGGTCAGGCGATTGAAAAGGACTCGCCGCAACCGCAGGTAGAGGTCGCATTTGGATTCACAAAAACAAAGCCTTTGCCCTGCAGACCGTCCTGGAAATCCAGTTGCATGCCCTTTAAGTAAATCAGGCTTTTGGGATCCATGAAAATCTTGAAACCCTCCTGCTCGACGATGGTGTCTTTTTCTTCTTTAGCGGTGAATTTCAGATCGTATGAAAGCCCGGAACAACCGCCGCCCTTGACGCCGAGACGAAGTCCGATTGCAGGATTATTTTCTGCCGCGACCAGTCGTTTCACTTCATCGCATGCGCGGGGGGTGATGCTGACAAAAT
This window of the Candidatus Nitrohelix vancouverensis genome carries:
- the erpA gene encoding iron-sulfur cluster insertion protein ErpA, giving the protein MTVSTNFVSITPRACDEVKRLVAAENNPAIGLRLGVKGGGCSGLSYDLKFTAKEEKDTIVEQEGFKIFMDPKSLIYLKGMQLDFQDGLQGKGFVFVNPNATSTCGCGESFSIA